GGAAGAGTCCCAGGGCGCTGCCCTGGACCCGTTGGGGGGGATAATCCCCCCCAACCCCCGTATACCTGAACAGATACGATTGAGGCATTCAGTAAATTTTAGTCGATAAACTGTGCGATCCTGTAGACTTAATGGAGGAGCTGTCCGGGAATTATCGTGGAGACGATACTCTGGAGCCCCGTTTTATCGGAGCGGGTGCCATTTCGTATCGATTTGACGGGTCTTTTTCGGCGCAATGGCCGAATTCAATGGCGCGGTTTGACCTTGTTCGTTTCTCAAGTCGGGTTGCCAGGTACTCCCCTGGACACTTGGGCGAAGGTTTGCAATCGATCTCCGTTTGGGCTACCGTTACACCGGGAACGGGACGTTGCGTCCTTTTGGCAACGGAAAAGTCAACGGACAGAACATTTCCTTTTCGGCTACTTAAAAGATAATAAATTGAAATTAAAGTTATTTAAGGTATCCATCCTCCTGGCGGCGGGAGATTCGCGACTCCCTCAAACGGCATGAAAAGGGCCCTGATCACCGGTATCACCGGGCAGGACGGCAGCTATCTCGCCGAACATCTCCTGCAGCAGGGCTATCAGGTTCACGGTCTGCTGCGGGATCCCGACAGCGCTTCCGGGAAGCCCTACATGGTCGCGTTGCGGCCACGGGTGATCTGGCATGCCCTCTCCGGAGAGGGGTTCGACGGCCTGGAAGGGGTCATCGAGGCCGCCGCGCCGGACGAGTGTTACCATTTGGGAGCCCCCAGCTTCGTGCATACCGGGCCGGCGGAGGAGGCCACCCTGCTGCGGGATATCGTCGAAGGCAGTCGCGCCCTGTTGTCCGCTGTGGCGCGCCATCGTCCGCAATGCCGCTTCTTTCTGGCGGGCAGCGCCGAAATGTTCGGTCGGCCCGACCACTCCCCCCAGAACCTCGACACCCCGTTCCGCCCCCGTTCGGTTTACGGGGTGGCCAAGGTGGCGGCACACCATCTGGTGCGACTCTACCGCGAGGAACGCGGTCTCTTCGCCTGTACCGGCATTCTCTACAACCACGAATCCCCGCGTCGTTCCCCCCGCTTCGTCACCCGCAAGGTCACCCGCGCCGCAGCCCGCATTGGTCTGGGCCTGCAGAAGGAGCTGGTTCTGGGTAACCTGGATCATCGGCGGGATTGGGGCTACGCACCGGATTACGTCGCCGCCATGCAGGTCATGCTGACTGCCGGGCGGGCCGCCGATTTCATCATCGCCACGGGCCGGACCCGCACCGTGGCCGAGATGGTGGCCCTGGCTTTCGCCTGCGCCGGGTTGGACTGGTGCGACCATGTGCACATCGACCCGGAGTTGTTGCGACCTCCGGAACCGGTCCCCCTGTGCGGGGACGCCTCCGCGATCCGTGAGTCCCTGGGCTGGGAACCCCGGCGCGGCTTCGAGGAGATCATCGGCGAAATGGTAAGGGCCGACCGGCATCGGGCCGAAACGGAATCGCCCGAAACCTCGGATTGACAACAGCATCCCCTTGAGCAGGAGAGGGTCTCATGAGTGAAAAAGTTGCCCTGATCACCGGAGTCACCGGACAGGATGGCGCCTGGCTGGCCGAATCGCTGCTGAAGAAGGGCTATGTGGTGCATGGCCTGCGGCGTCGGGCCTCTTCCTTCAATTCCCAGCGCATCGATCATCTGTTTCGGGATTTGCACGAAAAGGATGTACGCTTTTTTCTGCATTACGGGGAGATGGGGGATTCGTCCAACCTGATTCGCATCATTCAGAACGTTCAGCCGACGGAGATTTACAATCTGGCGGCCCAGAGCCATGTTCACGTCAGTTTCGAAACGCCGGAGTACACCGCCAACTCCGATGCCCTGGGAACCTTGCGGCTGCTGGAGGCGGTGCGCATCCTGAACATGGAGGGGAGGGTGCGTTTTTATCAGGCCTCGACATCCGAACTCTATGGCAATACGCCCGTCGTGCCTCAGAACGAGACCACCCCGTTCCGGCCTCGCAGTCCCTATGCCGTGGCCAAGCTGTATGCGTACTGGATAACGGTGAACTATCGGGAGGCCTTCGGGTTGCATGCTTCCAACGGCATTCTCTTCAATCACGAAGGCCCCACCCGTGGGGAGACTTTCGTCACCCGCAAGATCACCCGCGCGGTGGCGGCTCTCCACGGGGGGCGGGGTGGACGGCTCTATCTGGGCAATCTGGACGCCAAACGGGACTGGGGTCACGCCCGCGACTATGTGGAAGGCATGTGGCTGATGCTGCAACAGGAGCGTCCCGACGACTATGTTCTGGCCACGGGGGAGAGCCATTCGGTGCGGGAGTTCGTGGAGCTGGCTTTTGCCGAGGTGGGACGCGAGATTCGTTGGCAGGGCAGCGGTTCCGGGGAGGTGGGATACGATGCCGCCAGCGGGGAGGTTCTGGTGGAGGTCGATCCCCGCTTTTTCCGGCCCACCGAGGTGCCGTTGCTGCAGGGGGATGCCTCCAAGGCGCGCCGGGTGCTGGGCTGGTCGCACCGCACCAGTTTTGTCGAACTGGTGCGGGAGATGGTGGCCAGCGATGTGGCCGCGGCCCGGCGGCGGGATAATCGCTGAGGGGGGAGCGGATCAGTTATC
This is a stretch of genomic DNA from Magnetococcales bacterium. It encodes these proteins:
- a CDS encoding GDP-mannose 4,6-dehydratase, giving the protein MKRALITGITGQDGSYLAEHLLQQGYQVHGLLRDPDSASGKPYMVALRPRVIWHALSGEGFDGLEGVIEAAAPDECYHLGAPSFVHTGPAEEATLLRDIVEGSRALLSAVARHRPQCRFFLAGSAEMFGRPDHSPQNLDTPFRPRSVYGVAKVAAHHLVRLYREERGLFACTGILYNHESPRRSPRFVTRKVTRAAARIGLGLQKELVLGNLDHRRDWGYAPDYVAAMQVMLTAGRAADFIIATGRTRTVAEMVALAFACAGLDWCDHVHIDPELLRPPEPVPLCGDASAIRESLGWEPRRGFEEIIGEMVRADRHRAETESPETSD
- the gmd gene encoding GDP-mannose 4,6-dehydratase, whose product is MSEKVALITGVTGQDGAWLAESLLKKGYVVHGLRRRASSFNSQRIDHLFRDLHEKDVRFFLHYGEMGDSSNLIRIIQNVQPTEIYNLAAQSHVHVSFETPEYTANSDALGTLRLLEAVRILNMEGRVRFYQASTSELYGNTPVVPQNETTPFRPRSPYAVAKLYAYWITVNYREAFGLHASNGILFNHEGPTRGETFVTRKITRAVAALHGGRGGRLYLGNLDAKRDWGHARDYVEGMWLMLQQERPDDYVLATGESHSVREFVELAFAEVGREIRWQGSGSGEVGYDAASGEVLVEVDPRFFRPTEVPLLQGDASKARRVLGWSHRTSFVELVREMVASDVAAARRRDNR